A single Dehalococcoidia bacterium DNA region contains:
- a CDS encoding phage portal protein gives MNAAVSSAAPAAPAAFAVQQLGVMDRQRLRDYQLNLDFYAGRQWPVQRRNLRQRRLTFNYARTLVDKAASFLLAGAGFAVDAESPEDAPRAARRERVLRDIYEQNDLQALDFDSEIDCAVLGDGCFKVVWDPEQRRVRVTAPDVTGVYVWLYPDDHQRFWRLAHRYTVDPLAIRQQEQYYPQILQTNQRNPTITEVWTDESWEIWHDGTLIERRGNPYGFIPYVVYPNLRRPKQFWGESDLAAIREPCVELNRALTQLSAILEVSGNPITILEGITDSKDIAVEPGAIWEMPPGTKAYLLSLVEHGGIRIHLDYIDLLYRTLHDLGESPRAAFGGHDESGARSGVALAIELDPLIKRAQRKRLIRAAAFRQRNSMALRLWEQFTGEAMAPYRSRITWGPLLPTDRARDILDEVALVNAGIHSRARAAANLGDADHGTDFAAWLGENQRIQAEGGPAEAAVAERIAVG, from the coding sequence ATGAACGCCGCCGTCTCCAGCGCCGCGCCGGCAGCGCCGGCCGCCTTCGCCGTGCAGCAGCTCGGCGTCATGGATCGGCAGCGGCTGCGCGACTACCAGCTCAACCTCGACTTCTACGCCGGGCGGCAGTGGCCCGTGCAGCGGCGCAACCTGCGCCAGCGCCGGCTCACCTTCAACTACGCTCGCACGTTGGTCGACAAGGCCGCCAGCTTCCTGCTGGCCGGCGCCGGCTTCGCCGTGGACGCGGAATCGCCGGAGGATGCGCCGCGGGCGGCGCGCCGCGAGCGCGTGCTGCGCGACATCTACGAACAGAACGACCTGCAGGCGCTCGATTTCGACAGCGAGATCGACTGCGCCGTGCTGGGCGACGGCTGCTTCAAGGTCGTCTGGGACCCGGAGCAGCGGCGCGTGCGCGTCACCGCGCCGGACGTGACGGGCGTCTACGTCTGGCTCTACCCGGACGATCACCAGCGCTTCTGGCGGCTGGCGCACCGCTATACGGTGGACCCGCTCGCCATCCGCCAGCAGGAGCAGTATTACCCGCAGATCTTGCAGACGAACCAGCGCAACCCGACGATCACCGAGGTCTGGACGGACGAGAGCTGGGAGATCTGGCACGACGGCACGCTGATCGAGCGGCGCGGCAACCCGTACGGCTTCATCCCCTACGTGGTCTATCCCAACCTGCGCCGGCCGAAGCAGTTCTGGGGTGAAAGCGACCTGGCCGCGATCCGGGAGCCCTGCGTGGAGCTGAACCGGGCGCTGACACAGCTTTCGGCGATCCTCGAAGTCTCCGGCAACCCGATCACCATCCTTGAAGGGATCACCGACTCGAAGGACATCGCCGTGGAGCCGGGCGCGATCTGGGAGATGCCGCCGGGCACGAAGGCCTATCTGCTCTCGCTGGTGGAGCACGGCGGCATCCGTATCCACCTGGACTACATCGATCTGCTCTACCGCACGCTGCACGACCTGGGCGAATCGCCGCGCGCGGCCTTCGGCGGCCACGATGAGAGCGGCGCCCGCTCCGGCGTGGCGCTGGCGATCGAGCTGGACCCGCTGATCAAGCGCGCGCAGCGCAAGCGGCTGATCCGCGCCGCGGCGTTCCGGCAGCGCAACAGCATGGCGCTGCGGCTGTGGGAGCAGTTCACGGGCGAGGCGATGGCGCCGTACCGCTCGCGCATTACCTGGGGGCCGCTGCTGCCCACGGACCGCGCCCGCGACATTCTGGACGAGGTGGCGCTGGTGAACGCCGGGATCCACTCCCGCGCCCGCGCCGCGGCCAACCTGGGCGACGCCGACCACGGCACGGACTTCGCCGCCTGGCTGGGCGAGAACCAGCGCATCCAGGCCGAAGGCGGGCCGGCCGAGGCGGCGGTGGCGGAGCGGATCGCCGTCGGGTAG
- a CDS encoding four helix bundle protein → MDDLPQALPRAPIRSHRDLVVWQKAMDLAVLVYELADRFPNAEMYRLTAQITRAAASVPANIAEGSVRATARDYGNFLAIACGSLMETETFVMLAIRRNYVRQDDAEPALALLTEVSKMLTVLRNRLLRR, encoded by the coding sequence ATGGATGATCTCCCGCAGGCCCTGCCGCGAGCTCCGATTCGCTCCCATCGTGATCTGGTGGTGTGGCAGAAGGCGATGGATCTGGCGGTTCTGGTTTACGAACTGGCGGATCGATTCCCCAACGCCGAGATGTACCGCCTGACTGCGCAAATCACACGAGCGGCAGCTTCCGTTCCAGCAAACATCGCCGAGGGCAGCGTGCGAGCAACGGCCAGGGATTACGGAAACTTCCTCGCCATCGCATGCGGGTCGCTGATGGAGACCGAAACCTTCGTCATGCTCGCCATCCGCCGAAACTATGTGCGGCAGGATGACGCCGAACCGGCTCTGGCGCTGCTCACCGAAGTCAGCAAGATGCTCACCGTACTGCGCAACCGCCTGCTCAGGCGCTGA
- a CDS encoding TMEM165/GDT1 family protein — MSLSLIASTFGVIFLAELPDKTALASLVLATRYRARAVIAGAWLAFVLQTAIAVAAGSLFHLLPARPVHVAAGLGFLLFAVLAFRRDEEQELAAEQAQAGAEPRRRLPGWLTSFLVVFAAEWGDLTQLATAAIVARTGQPLSVAVGAIAGLWTVTVIAAGAGAQVSRVLSPVLLTRASGVLFAAIGVVILVTALA; from the coding sequence ATGAGCCTCTCGCTGATCGCCTCGACCTTCGGGGTGATCTTCCTCGCCGAGCTGCCGGACAAGACGGCGCTGGCCTCGCTGGTGCTGGCAACCCGTTACCGGGCGCGCGCGGTGATCGCGGGCGCCTGGCTGGCGTTCGTGCTGCAAACGGCGATTGCCGTGGCGGCGGGCAGCCTCTTTCACCTGCTGCCGGCACGGCCGGTGCACGTGGCCGCCGGCCTGGGCTTCCTGCTCTTCGCCGTGCTGGCCTTCCGGCGGGACGAAGAGCAGGAGCTGGCCGCGGAGCAGGCGCAGGCGGGCGCGGAGCCCAGACGCCGCCTGCCCGGCTGGCTCACCAGCTTCCTCGTCGTCTTTGCCGCGGAATGGGGCGATCTGACGCAGCTCGCCACGGCGGCGATCGTCGCGCGCACGGGGCAGCCGCTCTCGGTGGCCGTGGGGGCGATCGCGGGGCTGTGGACGGTGACGGTGATCGCGGCGGGCGCGGGCGCGCAGGTCTCGCGCGTGCTCTCGCCCGTGCTGCTGACGCGGGCGAGCGGGGTGCTGTTCGCGGCGATCGGCGTGGTGATTCTGGTGACGGCGCTGGCGTAG
- a CDS encoding phage major capsid protein, with protein sequence MALTLTEGAKLSNNVVLQGVVETIVKESPVLQALPFIDITGNALVYNQENALATAGFFNVGDTWVESTPTFTQQTATLSILGGDADVDNYLRQTRSNVQDIEAVVLELKAKAVRQTWEQQFITGTTAAAGFSGLDTLIGAAPASQTIAAGTNGATLSLPLIDQLIDAVKPGMPDMLLMSRRSRRQLTQLVRAAGAFLEGNVNAFGMWQERYNGIPIGVSDYISEAQTQGTSSVATTIYALQFGEGRLCGLQGGGGMQVDRVGELETKDAVRWRIKWYVSLAMFGTVCAARLIGVTP encoded by the coding sequence ATGGCGCTGACGCTGACGGAGGGCGCGAAGCTCTCGAACAACGTGGTCTTGCAGGGCGTGGTGGAAACGATCGTCAAGGAGTCGCCCGTCTTGCAGGCGCTGCCGTTCATCGACATCACCGGCAACGCGCTCGTCTACAACCAGGAGAACGCGCTTGCCACGGCCGGCTTCTTCAATGTCGGCGATACCTGGGTCGAATCGACGCCGACCTTCACGCAACAGACGGCCACGCTCAGCATCCTCGGCGGCGATGCGGACGTCGACAACTACCTGCGCCAGACGCGCAGCAACGTGCAGGACATCGAGGCCGTGGTGCTGGAGCTGAAGGCGAAGGCCGTGCGCCAGACCTGGGAGCAGCAGTTCATCACCGGCACGACGGCGGCCGCCGGCTTCTCCGGGCTGGACACGCTGATCGGCGCCGCGCCCGCCTCACAGACGATCGCGGCCGGCACGAACGGCGCCACGCTCAGCCTGCCGCTGATCGACCAGCTGATCGATGCGGTGAAGCCGGGCATGCCGGACATGCTCCTGATGTCGCGCCGATCGCGCCGCCAGCTCACGCAGCTCGTGCGCGCGGCCGGGGCGTTCCTGGAGGGGAACGTCAACGCCTTCGGCATGTGGCAGGAGCGCTACAACGGCATCCCCATCGGTGTGTCGGATTACATCTCCGAGGCGCAGACGCAGGGCACCTCGAGTGTCGCCACCACGATCTACGCGCTGCAGTTCGGCGAGGGCCGGCTCTGCGGCCTGCAGGGCGGCGGCGGCATGCAGGTGGACCGCGTGGGCGAGCTGGAAACCAAGGACGCCGTGCGCTGGCGCATCAAGTGGTACGTCTCGCTCGCCATGTTCGGCACCGTCTGCGCCGCCCGCCTGATCGGCGTCACGCCGTAA
- a CDS encoding MauE/DoxX family redox-associated membrane protein — MGLALLLARILLAVVFAAAAVAKLADQAGARQALRGLGAPQRGLVPDAWLLPIFELAVAVLLVPVATAWVAGIVAFVLLLLFSGAVVLSLARGRRPVCHCFGQIAAAPLGRATVVRNLLLLGVAGFVVLAGRQDAGIDVLGWVGGGSMLAWIGFVLGAAALVVSVVVLVLLVQLLAQNGRLLARLEGMEGRLALAPAAAQTVAGLPVGTAAPEFALDDLEGNAVTLASLRAGGKPVLLAFLDPACGPCKALFPDVVRWQRELADRVMVVCMSRGALRANRSKAAALGLSAVLVQQSSEVAHPFGVYYTPSMVLVLPDGRIGSPVAQGVEDVRALVARQFGPAATESELSVVGAS; from the coding sequence ATGGGTCTGGCGCTGCTGCTCGCTCGGATTCTGCTGGCTGTCGTGTTCGCCGCCGCTGCCGTCGCGAAGCTGGCGGACCAAGCCGGCGCGCGCCAGGCGCTGCGGGGCTTGGGTGCTCCTCAGCGTGGCCTGGTACCTGACGCTTGGCTGCTGCCAATATTCGAGTTGGCTGTCGCGGTGCTCCTGGTGCCGGTTGCCACGGCCTGGGTTGCTGGCATAGTCGCGTTCGTGCTGTTGCTCCTCTTCAGTGGAGCGGTGGTCCTGAGCCTCGCCCGCGGTCGCCGTCCTGTGTGTCACTGCTTCGGGCAGATTGCCGCGGCGCCCCTGGGGCGAGCGACCGTCGTTCGGAACCTGCTGCTCCTTGGAGTGGCGGGTTTCGTCGTTCTCGCGGGCCGGCAGGATGCGGGCATAGACGTGCTTGGCTGGGTGGGAGGCGGCTCCATGCTGGCGTGGATCGGGTTTGTGCTCGGTGCGGCGGCGCTGGTGGTGAGCGTCGTGGTGCTCGTGCTGCTGGTGCAGCTGCTCGCTCAGAACGGCCGGCTGCTCGCGCGGCTTGAAGGAATGGAAGGGCGGCTCGCGCTGGCGCCAGCGGCTGCGCAGACGGTCGCCGGCTTGCCGGTTGGGACGGCGGCGCCAGAGTTCGCTCTGGATGACCTCGAGGGGAATGCCGTGACGCTGGCGAGTCTGCGTGCGGGCGGGAAGCCCGTGCTGCTGGCGTTTCTCGATCCTGCCTGCGGGCCATGCAAGGCGCTCTTTCCCGACGTCGTCCGCTGGCAGCGGGAGCTTGCCGACCGAGTGATGGTGGTGTGCATGAGCCGTGGCGCCTTGAGGGCGAATCGGTCGAAGGCGGCTGCCCTGGGGCTTTCGGCGGTGCTGGTGCAGCAGTCGAGCGAGGTGGCGCATCCCTTCGGGGTGTATTACACGCCGAGCATGGTGCTCGTGCTGCCCGACGGGCGGATAGGGAGCCCGGTGGCGCAGGGTGTGGAAGATGTGCGCGCGCTAGTGGCGCGGCAGTTCGGGCCTGCGGCCACAGAATCTGAGCTGAGCGTGGTTGGCGCCTCCTGA
- a CDS encoding Ig-like domain-containing protein, which yields MRATHAPVLGAVLRSAAGHGALSLAADGSFSYTPNPGFSGADSFQYSLSDASNGASSANATVTISVTATAPVANNDSGSVTAGNTLTVSAPGVLANDSGPAGDALTAVLVSGPAHGSLTLNADGSFRYTPQLAYQGLDSFTYKAHDTAGNLDSNVATVSVAVGQSAAAFGVIPQPPQPPTPMPIVLFLPLFSISVNIQGCGSVTPADGGGLHLFGDTVTLQAVPCAGSSFAGWQGGPCDGTAINPCAVVMPPNNLVITASFRP from the coding sequence ATGCGCGCGACGCACGCGCCGGTGTTAGGGGCTGTCCTGCGCAGCGCGGCCGGGCACGGCGCGCTGAGCCTTGCCGCCGACGGTTCCTTCAGCTACACGCCCAATCCCGGCTTCAGCGGCGCCGACAGCTTCCAGTACAGCCTCAGCGACGCCAGCAACGGCGCCAGCTCGGCCAACGCCACCGTGACGATCAGCGTGACGGCGACTGCACCGGTCGCCAACAACGACAGCGGCAGCGTTACCGCCGGCAACACGCTGACCGTGTCGGCGCCCGGCGTGCTCGCCAACGACAGCGGCCCCGCCGGCGATGCGCTGACCGCCGTGCTCGTCTCTGGCCCGGCACACGGGTCGCTGACCTTGAACGCCGACGGCAGCTTCCGCTACACGCCGCAGCTCGCCTACCAGGGCCTCGACAGCTTCACCTACAAGGCCCATGACACCGCCGGCAATCTCGACTCGAACGTGGCGACCGTGAGCGTCGCGGTCGGCCAGAGTGCCGCGGCCTTCGGCGTCATACCGCAGCCGCCGCAGCCGCCGACGCCGATGCCGATCGTGCTGTTCCTGCCGCTGTTCAGCATTTCGGTGAATATCCAGGGTTGCGGCAGCGTGACGCCGGCGGATGGGGGCGGCCTGCATCTGTTTGGCGACACCGTGACGCTGCAGGCCGTGCCCTGCGCCGGCAGCAGCTTCGCCGGCTGGCAGGGCGGGCCGTGCGACGGTACGGCAATCAACCCCTGCGCCGTGGTGATGCCGCCGAACAACCTGGTGATCACCGCCAGCTTCCGGCCCTGA